In Mytilus edulis chromosome 6, xbMytEdul2.2, whole genome shotgun sequence, the following proteins share a genomic window:
- the LOC139526427 gene encoding uncharacterized protein: MVTKGHLSCYPVASTESKQNCSKALFKNKISILLFRTGNILEEVWIVTADSGEVDYRTPNVFNYYTSLSTFQIFPAQRRSLRFRIKTSDAALVLLSAAIDLQSPDFYEVCIGGAENTAVYLRKLGQNVTNYYEQYAFNGYGLLSCEDYRLFELNWGVSSTITLWSETKGIVMNWTDRNIPIDVQGVGLVGAWGSDGTWVVENLSLFNGQYCGANGIYGDMVILTTSMDSSIISCALECALLQNCMGINMNHKIKECQFVARGQPASAKWKGINISCKTCFPIHYK; the protein is encoded by the exons ATGGTAACGAAAGGACATCTCTCCTGTTACCCAGtagccagtaccgaa TCAAAACAGAACTGTTCAAAGgctttgtttaaaaacaaaatcagtatATTGTTGTTTCGTACAG GGAATATTTTGGAAGAAGTGTGGATTGTAACAGCAGACAGTGGAGAGGTTGATTATAGGACTCCAAATGTTTTCAACTATTACACCAGTTTATCAACATTTCAGATATTTCCCGCACAAAGAAGATCTCTTAGATTTCGAATTAAAACATCTGATGCCGCTTTAGTTTTACTCTCTGCTGCAATCGATCTACAATCTCCGGACTTTTATGAGGTATGCATCGGTGGAGCAGAAAACACAGCAGTATACCTACGTAAACTTGGACAGAATGTAACAAACTATTATGAACAATATGCGTTTAATGGTTATGGTTTGTTAAGCTGTGAAGATTACAGGTTATTTGAACTTAATTGGGGAGTTTCCAGTACAATAACTCTGTGGTCAGAAACTAAGGGAATTGTCATGAATTGGACTGACAGAAATATACCTATAGATGTACAAGGTGTCGGACTTGTGGGCGCTTGGGGGTCTGACGGAACATGGGTTGTGGAGAACTTAT CTCTATTCAATGGTCAGTACTGTGGTGCAAATGGGATATATGGTGATATGGTCATTCTGACCACTTCAATGGATTCCAGTATAATAAGCTGTGCCTTGGAATGTGCATTACTTCAGAATTGCATGGGAATTAACATGAATCATAAAATCAAAGAGTGTCAGTTTGTCGCTAGAGGTCAACCGgcatccgcaaagtggaaagggattaatataagttgcaaaacttgtttcccaatccactataaataa